DNA sequence from the Pseudomonas sp. MPC6 genome:
GTTTACTTATCGGTGCCGCCGATCGGGCTCCAAGACTCAGGAATGAGAATCTTGTTTTCAATATTTTGCACTAGCGGGCGCATTTTAAGAGCGTATTCAAGCCACTCCTCACTGGCCTGCAGTTCCTGCCGGCGTCTCCATCGGTCATCCATCGACTCGTAGCCCCACATATGTACCACTTGATTCAGCGGCCCAATATCGGTATGGAAATAGCCAATCATATTACCCAGAATACGAACTTGAACATCCTTGCCCAAGGCCTCATACAACTTAAGAAATTCGCCGAGCTTGCCGTTATGAAGAGTATAAATTCGCTCATCAACAAACATTTTTCATCTCCAGAAAAAGGCGGGCTCCATTACTAGTCACATGACAAAACACGCACTGCCATGACTCAACAAAACCCCGCTAAAGAAACACCAGAATGAATGATCCTGTGTTGCAGACCCACGACCTGAAACCTATGACTAACTAATCGAGAGTAAGTTACCGTAAATAAATCATGCAGAAGCGTTCTTACATCATCGA
Encoded proteins:
- a CDS encoding NIPSNAP family protein, yielding MFVDERIYTLHNGKLGEFLKLYEALGKDVQVRILGNMIGYFHTDIGPLNQVVHMWGYESMDDRWRRRQELQASEEWLEYALKMRPLVQNIENKILIPESWSPIGGTDK